The following are encoded together in the Cicer arietinum cultivar CDC Frontier isolate Library 1 chromosome 2, Cicar.CDCFrontier_v2.0, whole genome shotgun sequence genome:
- the LOC101514318 gene encoding biogenesis of lysosome-related organelles complex 1 subunit 1 has protein sequence MEERDVVTMDTESKQLEASLHNLIQLHNHNSLILTHQTEKAKKDAIRKAERVSDLLVEAVNGGVQDSFLIQKRIELEIRALAVTITRFTKQTDQWLNATHSLNTALKEIGDFENWMKTMEYDFKNINAAIQNIHQD, from the exons ATGGAAGAACGCGATGTTGTAACAATGGACACAGAATCAAAGCAATTAGAAGCTtcattacataatttaattCAACTTCACAATCACAACTCTCTCATACTCACCCATCAAACAG AAAAAGCGAAGAAAGATGCAATTAGAAAAGCGGAACGCGTTTCTGATCTGTTGGTTGAAGCAGTGAATGGTGGTGTGCAAGATTCCTTCCTTATTCAGAAGCGAATTGAGCTTGAAATTCGTGCTCTTGCTGTCACTATTACTAGGTTCACCAAACAAACTGATCAGTGGCTTAATGCTACTCATTCTCTCAATACAGCTCTCAAG GAAATCGGAGACTTTGAGAATTGGATGAAGACCATggaatatgattttaaaaatatcaatgcAGCTATACAAAACATtcaccaagattga
- the LOC101513984 gene encoding peroxidase RIP1-like: protein MASSYLMLIMITLLIPTNSLLTPHFYDKVCPQALQVIKSVVHQAILRERRIGASLLRLHFHDCFVNGCDGSVLLDDTKNFTGEKTAFPNINSIRGFSVVDEIKAAVDKACKRPVVSCADILATAARDSVAILGGPQLWYNVLLGRRDARKASKAAANANLPPPTFNFSQLISNFKSHGLVVKDLVALSGGHTIGFAKCTTFRNRIYNETNIDPSFAASLRKNCPKKGGDNNLTPLDFTPSKVDTTYYKSLLHKKGLLHSDQQLFKGLGSESDKLVQLYSKSPLTFARDFKTSIIKMGNMKPLTGRQGEIRRNCRRIN, encoded by the exons ATGGCATCTAGTTATCTTATGCTTATTATGATCACATTATTGATCCCTACTAACTCATTACTCACTCCACATTTTTATGATAAAGTTTGCCCTCAAGCATTACAAGTCATAAAGTCAGTTGTTCATCAAGCAATTCTTCGAGAGCGACGCATTGGAGCATCTCTCCTACGCTTGCATTTTCATGACTGCTTCGTTAAT GGGTGTGATGGATCAGTTCTGCTAGATGACACAAAGAATTTCACAGGAGAGAAAACAGCATTTccaaatattaattcaataagAGGATTTTCTGTGGTTGATGAAATCAAAGCTGCTGTTGATAAAGCTTGTAAACGCCCTGTGGTTTCATGTGCTGATATTTTAGCCACAGCAGCTCGTGACTCTGTAGCCATT TTAGGAGGTCCACAACTTTGGTACAATGTGTTACTAGGAAGAAGAGATGCAAGAAAAGCAAGCAAAGCAGCTGCAAATGCAAATCTCCCACCTCCAACATTCAACTTCTCACAGcttatttcaaatttcaaatctCATGGATTAGTTGTAAAAGACCTTGTAGCACTTTCAGGTGGCCACACTATTGGATTTGCTAAATGCACCACCTTTAGAAACAGAATTTACAATGAAACAAATATTGACCCTAGTTTTGCAGCATCTTTGAGGAAAAATTGTCCCAAAAAAGGTGGTGACAACAATTTAACACCACTTGATTTCACTCCTTCAAAAGTTGACACTACTTACTATAAATCTTTGTTACATAAAAAGGGTCTTCTCCATTCTGATCAACAATTGTTTAAGGGACTAGGTAGTGAAAGTGACAAATTGGTGCAACTATATAGCAAGAGCCCTTTAACATTTGCTAGAGATTTCAAGACTTCTATAATCAAGATGGGAAATATGAAGCCTCTAACCGGAAGGCAAGGAGAGATTAGACGTAATTGCAGAAGGATCAATTAA
- the LOC101513657 gene encoding peroxidase RIP1-like, producing the protein MDSRIQYFLVLFMITFATILSPTVAKLSSNYYNKVCPQALQIVESIVKQAIIHEPRMGASLLRLHFHDCFVNGCDGSVLLDDTPNFVGEKSALPNINSLRGFEVVDQIKATLDISCKGHVVSCADILAIAARDSIAILGGYTYWYEVLLGRRDARNASRDAANINLPAPFLNLTQLITSFKSHGLNLRDLVVLSGAHTIGFAKCSSFRDRIYNDTNIDYNFASNLRNSCPRIGGDDNLAPLDATPKKVDTIYYKSLLYKKGLLHSDQELFKGDGSQSDALVKLYSKNSYAFAKDFGVSMIKMGNLKPLTGKKGEIRCNCRKVN; encoded by the exons atggattctCGTATCCAATATTTTCTTGTGCTTTTTATGATAACTTTCGCAACAATTCTAAGTCCTACCGTTGCAAAATTGAgttcaaattattataacaaagtTTGTCCTCAAGCATTGCAAATCGTAGAGTCAATTGTTAAACAAGCAATTATTCATGAACCACGTATGGGAGCATCATTGCTACGTTTGCATTTCCATGATTGTTTTGTTAAC GGGTGTGATGGATCAGTTCTACTAGATGACACTCCTAACTTTGTGGGTGAGAAGAGTGCATTACCAAATATAAATTCCCTTAGAGGTTTTGAGGTTGTTGATCAAATTAAAGCCACTCTTGACATTTCTTGCAAAGGTCATGTTGTTTCATGTGCTGATATCTTAGCTATAGCAGCTCGTGATTCCATAGCCATA TTGGGTGGTTATACATATTGGTATGAAGTATTATTAGGAAGAAGAGATGCAAGAAATGCAAGTAGGGATGCAGCAAACATAAATCTTCCAGCTCCATTTTTAAACCTCACACAACTCATCACAAGTTTTAAGTCACATGGCTTGAACCTTCGTGACCTAGTTGTCCTATCTGGTGCCCACACAATTGGATTTGCAAAATGTAGTTCATTTAGGGACAGGAtttacaatgacacaaacatagaCTACAATTTTGCTTCCAATTTACGCAACTCGTGCCCTCGAATCGGCGGCGACGACAACTTAGCACCATTGGACGCTACTCCTAAAAAAGTTGACACAATATATTATAAGAGTTTGTTGTACAAAAAGGGTCTCCTTCATTCTGATCAAGAGCTTTTTAAAGGTGATGGTTCTCAAAGTGATGCATTGGTGAAACTATATAGTAAAAATTCTTATGCTTTTGCCAAAGATTTTGGAGTTTCTATGATTAAGATGGGTAATTTGAAGCCTCTAACCGGGAAAAAGGGTGAGATAAGGTGTAATTGTAGAAAAGTCAACTAA